A genomic window from Cricetulus griseus strain 17A/GY chromosome 4, alternate assembly CriGri-PICRH-1.0, whole genome shotgun sequence includes:
- the Cct8 gene encoding T-complex protein 1 subunit theta isoform X3: MNKMVINRLEKLFVTNDAATILRELEVQHPAAKMIVMASHMQEQEVGDGTNFVLVFAGALLELAEELLRIGLSVSEVISGYEIACKKAHEILPDLVCCSAKNLRDVDEVSSLIRTSVMSKQYGNEAFLAKLIAQACVSIFPDSGNFNVDNIRVCKILGSGIYSSSVLHGMVFKKETEGDVTSVKDAKIAVYSCPFDGMITETKGTVLIKTAEELMNFSKGEESLMDAQVKAIASTGANVIVTGGKVADMALHYANKYNIMLVRLNSKWDLRRLCKTVGATALPRLTPPVLEEMGHCDSVYLSEVGDTQVVVFKHEKEDGAISTIVLRGSTDNLMDDIERAVDDGVNTFKVLTRDKRLVPGGGATEIELAKQITSYGETCPGLEQYAIKKFAEAFEAIPRALAENSGVKANEVISKLYAVHQEGNKNVGLDIEAEVPAVKDMLEASILDTYLGKYWAIKLATNAAVTVLRVDQIIMAKPAGGPKPPSGKKDWDDDQND; the protein is encoded by the exons atgaatAAAATGGTCATCAATCGCCTGGAGAAGTTGTTTGTGACAAATGACGCAGCAACTATTTTAAGAGAGCTGGAA GTACAACATCCTGCTGCAAAAATGATCGTGATGGCCTCTCATATGCAAGAACAAGAGGTTGGCGATGGCACAAACTTTGTTCTGGTGTTTGCTGGAGCTCTTTTGGAGCTCGCTGAGGAACTTCTGAGAATCGGCCTGTCAGTATCAGAG GTAATATCAGGATATGAAATAGCTTGCAAAAAAGCTCATGAGATTCTTCCCGATTTGGTATGTTGTTCTGCAAAAAACCTTCGAGATGTTGATGAAGTGTCATCTCTGATTAGAACCTCTGTAATGAGTAAGCAGTATGGTAATGAAGCCTTTCTGGCCAAGCTCATTGCTCAGGCATGTG TATCTATTTTTCCTGATTCGGGAAATTTCAATGTTGATAACATCAGAGTATGTAAGATTCTG GGCTCTGGTATCTATTCATCTTCAGTATTGCATGGCATGGTTTTTAAGAAGGAAACCGAAGGTGATGTAACATCTGTCAAAGATGCAAAAATAGCAGTGTACTCCTGTCCCTTTGATGGCATGATAACAGAGACTAAG GGGACGGTGCTTATAAAGACTGCTGAAGAGCTGATGAACTTCAGTAAGGGAGAGGAGAGTCTCATGGACGCACAAGTGAAAGCTATTGCCAGCACGGGTGCAAATGTCATAGTAACCGGGGGCAAAGTGGCAGACATGGCTCTTCATTATGCTAACAAGTACAATATCATGTTGGTTAG gcTGAACTCAAAGTGGGATCTCAGAAGACTCTGTAAAACTGTTGGTGCCACAGCTCTTCCTAGATTG ACTCCTCCTGTCCTTGAAGAAATGGGACATTGTGATAGTGTTTACCTCTCAGAAGTTGGAGACACACAGGTGGTTGTTTTtaagcatg AAAAAGAAGATGGTGCCATTTCTACTATAGTTCTTCGAGGTTCTACAGATAATCTGATGGATGATATAGAAAGGGCGGTCGATGATGGAGTTAACACTTTCAAAGTTCTCACAAGG GATAAGCGTCTTGTCCCTGGAGGTGGAGCAACAGAAATTGAATTGGCCAAACAGATCACATCATATGGAGAGACGTGTCCTGGACTTGAACAGTATGCTATTAAGAAGTTTGCTGAGGCATTTGAAGCTATTCCACGGGCACTGGCAGAGAATTCTGGTGTGAAGGCCAATGAAGTTATCTCTAAACTTTATGCAGTGCaccaagaaggaaacaaaaatgtgGGGTTGGATATTGAG GCTGAAGTTCCGGCTGTAAAGGACATGTTAGAAGCCAGTATCTTAGATACATACTTGGGAAAATACTGGGCTATTAAATTAGCCACTAATGCTGCAGTCACTGTACTTAGAGTGGATCAG ATCATCATGGCAAAACCAGCTGGTGGGCCCAAACCTCCAAGTGGGAAGAAAGACTGGGATGATGACCAAAATGACTGA
- the Usp16 gene encoding ubiquitin carboxyl-terminal hydrolase 16 isoform X1, giving the protein MGKKRTKGKSVPVKASSESAEPMCRHLRKGLEQGNLKKALANVEWNICQDCKTDNKVKEGPEEEAEDPSVWLCLKCGHQGCGRDSQEQHALKHYSTPRSEPHYLVLSLDNWSVWCYKCDEEVKYCSSNRLGQVVDYVRKQAGTTTPKPAEKDNGHIELENKKLEKDSKNEQEKEKTENMAKENIPMDSASQMIVKGLSNLGNTCFFNAVMQNLSQTPVLRELLKEVKMSGTIVKIEPPDLALTEPLEVNLEPPGPLTLAMSQFLNEMQENKKRIVTPKELFSQVCKKATRFKGYQQQDSQELLRYLLDGMRAEEHQRVSKGILKAFGNSTEKLDEEVKNKVKEYEKKKTIPSFVDRIFGGELTSTIMCEECRTVSLVHESFLDLSLPVLDDQSGKKNINDRNMKKTMEEDDKDSEEEKDDSYMKTRSDVPSGTSKHIQKKAKKQAKKQAKNQRRQQKLQEKVLHLNDICSTDHTEDNEQESEMALPGEVEVDIESNHVSQEEGIHTGAEVNQKDLNGQEKMVESTADSQKCPEALALKSEGDVGSLTSATECTRDLNDAILEESTNGELDITNGLKNLHLNAAIHPDEINIEIVNDSHSPPAKVYEVMNEDPETAFCTLANREAFGTAECSIQHCLYQFTRNEKLQDANKLLCDVCTRRQGNGPKANIKGEKKHVYTNAKKQMLVSLAPPVLTLHLKRFQQAGFNLRKVNKHIKFPEILDLAPFCTLKCKNVAEESTRVLYSLYGVVEHSGTMRSGHYTAYAKARTPSSHLSNFVLHGDIPQDCEMESTKGQWFHISDTHVQAVPVTKVLNSQAYLLFYERIL; this is encoded by the exons ATGGGAAAGAAACGAACAAAGGGGAAAAGTGTTCCAGTTAAGGCTTCCTCTGAATCTGCAG aacCAATGTGCAGACACCTTAGGAAAGGGTTGGAACAAGGTAACTTGAAGAAAGCCTTAGCGAATGTGGAGTGGAATATCTGCCAAGACTGTAAGACTGACAATAAAGTAAAAGAAGGccctgaggaggaggcagaagaccCTTCAGTGTGGCTGTGTCTTAAATGTGGCCATCAG GGCTGTGGCAGAGATTCTCAGGAGCAGCACGCCTTGAAGCACTACTCGACACCAAGATCTGAGCCTCACTACCTCGTGCTTAGTTTGGACAACTGGAGCGTCTG GTGTTACAAGTGTGATGAGGAAGTCAAATACTGTAGTTCAAACCGATTGGGCCAAGTGGTCGATTATGTTAGAAAACAAGCTGGCACTACAACTCCAAAGCCAG caGAGAAAGATAATGGACATAttgaacttgaaaataaaaaattggaaaaagacagtaaaaatgaacaagagaaagagaaaacggAAAACATGGCTAAAGAAAACATTCCCATGGACTCTGCTTCCCAGATGATTGTGAAAGGACTCAGTAACTTGGGAAACACTTGTTTCTTCAATGCCGTTATGCAG AATTTGTCACAAACACCAGTGCTTAGAGAACTACTAAAAGAAGTGAAAATGTCTGGAACAATTGTGAAAATAGAGCCACCTGATCTGGCACTAACA gaACCTTTAGAAGTAAACCTTGAGCCTCCAGGTCCTCTTACTTTAGCCATGAGCCAGTTTCTTAATGAGATGCAAGAGAACAAAAAGCGAATTGTGACTCCTAAAGAGCTCTTTTCTCAGGTCTGTAAAAA gGCAACACGTTTTAAAGGGTACCAGCAACAAGACAGCCAGGAGCTACTTAGATACTTACTGGATGGGATGAGAGCGGAAGAACACCAA aGAGTGAGTAAAGGAATTCTTAAAGCATTTGGTAATTCTACTGAAAAATTGGAtgaagaagtaaaaaataaagttaaag aatatgaaaagaaaaagacaatccCAAGTTTTGTGGACCGCATCTTTGGTGGCGAGCTAACTAGTACAATCATGTGTGAGGAGTGCAGGACT GTCTCCTTGGTACATGAATCTTTCCTTGATTTGTCTCTCCCAGTTTTAGATGATCAg AGtggtaagaaaaatataaatgatagaAATATGAAAAAGACGATGGAGGAAGATGATAAGGACAGCGAGGAAGAAAAAGACGACAGCTACATGAAAACAAGAAGTGACGTTCCTTCAGGGACAAGTAAGCACAtacagaaaaaagcaaagaagcaagCCAAAAAGCAAGCCAAG AACCAACGAAGGCAACAAAAACTTCAAGAGAAAGTTCTTCACCTAAATGATATCTGTAGCACTGACCATACTGAAGACAATGAGCAGGAATCGGAAATGGCACTTCCAGGAGAAGTGGAAGTGGATATTGAATCCAACCATGTTTCTCAGGAGGAGGGGATACACACTGGAGCTGAGGTTAATCAGAAAGATTTGAATGGCCAAGAGAAAATGGTAGAGAGTACAGCTGACAGTCAGAAGTGTCCAGAGGCCCTAGCTCTGAAGAGCGAGGGTGATGTGGGGAGTTTGACATCTGCTACAGAATGCACTAGGGATTTAAATGATGCCATCCTGGAGGAAAGTACCAATGGAGAACTCGACATTACCAATGGTTTAAAAAACCTTCATTTGAATGCTGCTATTCATCCTGATGAGATAAATATAGAGATTGTGAATGACAGTCATTCTCCTCCGGCAAAGGTGTATGAGGTCATGAATGAGGACCCAGAAACGGCTTTCTGCACTCTCGCAAACCGGGAAGCTTTCGGCACTGCCGAGTGTTCCATCCAGCATTGCTTGTATCAGTTCACCCGTAACGAGAAACTTCAAGATGCAAATAAACTGCTTTGTGATGTGTGCACAAGACGGCAGGGTAATGGACCAAAGGCTAACATAAAAG GTGAGAAGAAACATGTTTACACCAATGCAAAGAAGCAGATGCTGGTCTCGCTTGCTCCTCCTGTCCTCACTCTCCATTTGAAGAGGTTTCAGCAG GCTGGTTTTAACCTACGCAAAGTTAACAAACACATAAAGTTCCCGGAAATCTTAGATTTGGCTCCTTTTTGTACCCTTAAATGTAAG aatgtggcCGAAGAAAGTACAAGAGTACTGTATTCCTTATATGGAGTTGTTGAACACAGTGGTACTATGAGGTCAGGACATTACACTGCCTACGCCAAGGCAAGAACTCCAAGTAGTCATCTCTCTAATTTTGTTCTTCATGGCGACATTCCACAAG ATTGTGAAATGGAATCAACCAAAGGGCAGTGGTTTCACATCAGTGACACACATGTACAAGCTGTGCCTGTAACTAAAGTACTAAACTCACAAGCCTATCTCCTTTTTTATGAGAGAATACTGTAA
- the Usp16 gene encoding ubiquitin carboxyl-terminal hydrolase 16 isoform X3 — translation MGKKRTKGKSVPVKASSESAEPMCRHLRKGLEQGNLKKALANVEWNICQDCKTDNKVKEGPEEEAEDPSVWLCLKCGHQGCGRDSQEQHALKHYSTPRSEPHYLVLSLDNWSVWCYKCDEEVKYCSSNRLGQVVDYVRKQAGTTTPKPAEKDNGHIELENKKLEKDSKNEQEKEKTENMAKENIPMDSASQMIVKGLSNLGNTCFFNAVMQNLSQTPVLRELLKEVKMSGTIVKIEPPDLALTEPLEVNLEPPGPLTLAMSQFLNEMQENKKRIVTPKELFSQVCKKATRFKGYQQQDSQELLRYLLDGMRAEEHQRVSKGILKAFGNSTEKLDEEVKNKVKEYEKKKTIPSFVDRIFGGELTSTIMCEECRTVSLVHESFLDLSLPVLDDQSGKKNINDRNMKKTMEEDDKDSEEEKDDSYMKTRSDVPSGTSKHIQKKAKKQAKKQAKNQRRQQKLQEKVLHLNDICSTDHTEDNEQESEMALPGEVEVDIESNHVSQEEGIHTGAEVNQKDLNGQEKMVESTADSQKCPEALALKSEGDVGSLTSATECTRDLNDAILEESTNGELDITNGLKNLHLNAAIHPDEINIEIVNDSHSPPAKVYEVMNEDPETAFCTLANREAFGTAECSIQHCLYQFTRNEKLQDANKLLCDVCTRRQGNGPKANIKGEKKHVYTNAKKQMLVSLAPPVLTLHLKRFQQNVAEESTRVLYSLYGVVEHSGTMRSGHYTAYAKARTPSSHLSNFVLHGDIPQDCEMESTKGQWFHISDTHVQAVPVTKVLNSQAYLLFYERIL, via the exons ATGGGAAAGAAACGAACAAAGGGGAAAAGTGTTCCAGTTAAGGCTTCCTCTGAATCTGCAG aacCAATGTGCAGACACCTTAGGAAAGGGTTGGAACAAGGTAACTTGAAGAAAGCCTTAGCGAATGTGGAGTGGAATATCTGCCAAGACTGTAAGACTGACAATAAAGTAAAAGAAGGccctgaggaggaggcagaagaccCTTCAGTGTGGCTGTGTCTTAAATGTGGCCATCAG GGCTGTGGCAGAGATTCTCAGGAGCAGCACGCCTTGAAGCACTACTCGACACCAAGATCTGAGCCTCACTACCTCGTGCTTAGTTTGGACAACTGGAGCGTCTG GTGTTACAAGTGTGATGAGGAAGTCAAATACTGTAGTTCAAACCGATTGGGCCAAGTGGTCGATTATGTTAGAAAACAAGCTGGCACTACAACTCCAAAGCCAG caGAGAAAGATAATGGACATAttgaacttgaaaataaaaaattggaaaaagacagtaaaaatgaacaagagaaagagaaaacggAAAACATGGCTAAAGAAAACATTCCCATGGACTCTGCTTCCCAGATGATTGTGAAAGGACTCAGTAACTTGGGAAACACTTGTTTCTTCAATGCCGTTATGCAG AATTTGTCACAAACACCAGTGCTTAGAGAACTACTAAAAGAAGTGAAAATGTCTGGAACAATTGTGAAAATAGAGCCACCTGATCTGGCACTAACA gaACCTTTAGAAGTAAACCTTGAGCCTCCAGGTCCTCTTACTTTAGCCATGAGCCAGTTTCTTAATGAGATGCAAGAGAACAAAAAGCGAATTGTGACTCCTAAAGAGCTCTTTTCTCAGGTCTGTAAAAA gGCAACACGTTTTAAAGGGTACCAGCAACAAGACAGCCAGGAGCTACTTAGATACTTACTGGATGGGATGAGAGCGGAAGAACACCAA aGAGTGAGTAAAGGAATTCTTAAAGCATTTGGTAATTCTACTGAAAAATTGGAtgaagaagtaaaaaataaagttaaag aatatgaaaagaaaaagacaatccCAAGTTTTGTGGACCGCATCTTTGGTGGCGAGCTAACTAGTACAATCATGTGTGAGGAGTGCAGGACT GTCTCCTTGGTACATGAATCTTTCCTTGATTTGTCTCTCCCAGTTTTAGATGATCAg AGtggtaagaaaaatataaatgatagaAATATGAAAAAGACGATGGAGGAAGATGATAAGGACAGCGAGGAAGAAAAAGACGACAGCTACATGAAAACAAGAAGTGACGTTCCTTCAGGGACAAGTAAGCACAtacagaaaaaagcaaagaagcaagCCAAAAAGCAAGCCAAG AACCAACGAAGGCAACAAAAACTTCAAGAGAAAGTTCTTCACCTAAATGATATCTGTAGCACTGACCATACTGAAGACAATGAGCAGGAATCGGAAATGGCACTTCCAGGAGAAGTGGAAGTGGATATTGAATCCAACCATGTTTCTCAGGAGGAGGGGATACACACTGGAGCTGAGGTTAATCAGAAAGATTTGAATGGCCAAGAGAAAATGGTAGAGAGTACAGCTGACAGTCAGAAGTGTCCAGAGGCCCTAGCTCTGAAGAGCGAGGGTGATGTGGGGAGTTTGACATCTGCTACAGAATGCACTAGGGATTTAAATGATGCCATCCTGGAGGAAAGTACCAATGGAGAACTCGACATTACCAATGGTTTAAAAAACCTTCATTTGAATGCTGCTATTCATCCTGATGAGATAAATATAGAGATTGTGAATGACAGTCATTCTCCTCCGGCAAAGGTGTATGAGGTCATGAATGAGGACCCAGAAACGGCTTTCTGCACTCTCGCAAACCGGGAAGCTTTCGGCACTGCCGAGTGTTCCATCCAGCATTGCTTGTATCAGTTCACCCGTAACGAGAAACTTCAAGATGCAAATAAACTGCTTTGTGATGTGTGCACAAGACGGCAGGGTAATGGACCAAAGGCTAACATAAAAG GTGAGAAGAAACATGTTTACACCAATGCAAAGAAGCAGATGCTGGTCTCGCTTGCTCCTCCTGTCCTCACTCTCCATTTGAAGAGGTTTCAGCAG aatgtggcCGAAGAAAGTACAAGAGTACTGTATTCCTTATATGGAGTTGTTGAACACAGTGGTACTATGAGGTCAGGACATTACACTGCCTACGCCAAGGCAAGAACTCCAAGTAGTCATCTCTCTAATTTTGTTCTTCATGGCGACATTCCACAAG ATTGTGAAATGGAATCAACCAAAGGGCAGTGGTTTCACATCAGTGACACACATGTACAAGCTGTGCCTGTAACTAAAGTACTAAACTCACAAGCCTATCTCCTTTTTTATGAGAGAATACTGTAA
- the Cct8 gene encoding T-complex protein 1 subunit theta isoform X2 yields MALHVPKAPGFAQMLKDGAKHFSGLEEAVYRNIQACKELSQTTRTAYGPNGMNKMVINRLEKLFVTNDAATILRELEVQHPAAKMIVMASHMQEQEVGDGTNFVLVFAGALLELAEELLRIGLSVSEVISGYEIACKKAHEILPDLVCCSAKNLRDVDEVSSLIRTSVMSKQYGNEAFLAKLIAQACVSIFPDSGNFNVDNIRVCKILGSGIYSSSVLHGMVFKKETEGDVTSVKDAKIAVYSCPFDGMITETKGTVLIKTAEELMNFSKGEESLMDAQVKAIASTGANVIVTGGKVADMALHYANKYNIMLVRLNSKWDLRRLCKTVGATALPRLTPPVLEEMGHCDSVYLSEVGDTQVVVFKHEKEDGAISTIVLRGSTDNLMDDIERAVDDGVNTFKVLTRDKRLVPGGGATEIELAKQITSYGETCPGLEQYAIKKFAEAFEAIPRALAENSGVKANEVISKLYAVHQEGNKNVGLDIEAEVPAVKDMLEASILDTYLGKYWAIKLATNAAVTVLRVDQIIMAKPAGGPKPPSGKKDWDDDQND; encoded by the exons ATGGCGCTTCACGTCCCCAAGGCCCCGGGCTTTGCCCAGATGCTCAAGGACGGAGCGAAA CATTTTTCAGGATTAGAAGAGGCTGTGTATAGAAATATACAAGCTTGCAAGGAGCTTTCTCAGACTACCCGTACAGCATATGGACCAAATG gaatgaatAAAATGGTCATCAATCGCCTGGAGAAGTTGTTTGTGACAAATGACGCAGCAACTATTTTAAGAGAGCTGGAA GTACAACATCCTGCTGCAAAAATGATCGTGATGGCCTCTCATATGCAAGAACAAGAGGTTGGCGATGGCACAAACTTTGTTCTGGTGTTTGCTGGAGCTCTTTTGGAGCTCGCTGAGGAACTTCTGAGAATCGGCCTGTCAGTATCAGAG GTAATATCAGGATATGAAATAGCTTGCAAAAAAGCTCATGAGATTCTTCCCGATTTGGTATGTTGTTCTGCAAAAAACCTTCGAGATGTTGATGAAGTGTCATCTCTGATTAGAACCTCTGTAATGAGTAAGCAGTATGGTAATGAAGCCTTTCTGGCCAAGCTCATTGCTCAGGCATGTG TATCTATTTTTCCTGATTCGGGAAATTTCAATGTTGATAACATCAGAGTATGTAAGATTCTG GGCTCTGGTATCTATTCATCTTCAGTATTGCATGGCATGGTTTTTAAGAAGGAAACCGAAGGTGATGTAACATCTGTCAAAGATGCAAAAATAGCAGTGTACTCCTGTCCCTTTGATGGCATGATAACAGAGACTAAG GGGACGGTGCTTATAAAGACTGCTGAAGAGCTGATGAACTTCAGTAAGGGAGAGGAGAGTCTCATGGACGCACAAGTGAAAGCTATTGCCAGCACGGGTGCAAATGTCATAGTAACCGGGGGCAAAGTGGCAGACATGGCTCTTCATTATGCTAACAAGTACAATATCATGTTGGTTAG gcTGAACTCAAAGTGGGATCTCAGAAGACTCTGTAAAACTGTTGGTGCCACAGCTCTTCCTAGATTG ACTCCTCCTGTCCTTGAAGAAATGGGACATTGTGATAGTGTTTACCTCTCAGAAGTTGGAGACACACAGGTGGTTGTTTTtaagcatg AAAAAGAAGATGGTGCCATTTCTACTATAGTTCTTCGAGGTTCTACAGATAATCTGATGGATGATATAGAAAGGGCGGTCGATGATGGAGTTAACACTTTCAAAGTTCTCACAAGG GATAAGCGTCTTGTCCCTGGAGGTGGAGCAACAGAAATTGAATTGGCCAAACAGATCACATCATATGGAGAGACGTGTCCTGGACTTGAACAGTATGCTATTAAGAAGTTTGCTGAGGCATTTGAAGCTATTCCACGGGCACTGGCAGAGAATTCTGGTGTGAAGGCCAATGAAGTTATCTCTAAACTTTATGCAGTGCaccaagaaggaaacaaaaatgtgGGGTTGGATATTGAG GCTGAAGTTCCGGCTGTAAAGGACATGTTAGAAGCCAGTATCTTAGATACATACTTGGGAAAATACTGGGCTATTAAATTAGCCACTAATGCTGCAGTCACTGTACTTAGAGTGGATCAG ATCATCATGGCAAAACCAGCTGGTGGGCCCAAACCTCCAAGTGGGAAGAAAGACTGGGATGATGACCAAAATGACTGA
- the Usp16 gene encoding ubiquitin carboxyl-terminal hydrolase 16 isoform X2, with translation MGKKRTKGKSVPVKASSESAEPMCRHLRKGLEQGNLKKALANVEWNICQDCKTDNKVKEGPEEEAEDPSVWLCLKCGHQGCGRDSQEQHALKHYSTPRSEPHYLVLSLDNWSVWCYKCDEEVKYCSSNRLGQVVDYVRKQAGTTTPKPEKDNGHIELENKKLEKDSKNEQEKEKTENMAKENIPMDSASQMIVKGLSNLGNTCFFNAVMQNLSQTPVLRELLKEVKMSGTIVKIEPPDLALTEPLEVNLEPPGPLTLAMSQFLNEMQENKKRIVTPKELFSQVCKKATRFKGYQQQDSQELLRYLLDGMRAEEHQRVSKGILKAFGNSTEKLDEEVKNKVKEYEKKKTIPSFVDRIFGGELTSTIMCEECRTVSLVHESFLDLSLPVLDDQSGKKNINDRNMKKTMEEDDKDSEEEKDDSYMKTRSDVPSGTSKHIQKKAKKQAKKQAKNQRRQQKLQEKVLHLNDICSTDHTEDNEQESEMALPGEVEVDIESNHVSQEEGIHTGAEVNQKDLNGQEKMVESTADSQKCPEALALKSEGDVGSLTSATECTRDLNDAILEESTNGELDITNGLKNLHLNAAIHPDEINIEIVNDSHSPPAKVYEVMNEDPETAFCTLANREAFGTAECSIQHCLYQFTRNEKLQDANKLLCDVCTRRQGNGPKANIKGEKKHVYTNAKKQMLVSLAPPVLTLHLKRFQQAGFNLRKVNKHIKFPEILDLAPFCTLKCKNVAEESTRVLYSLYGVVEHSGTMRSGHYTAYAKARTPSSHLSNFVLHGDIPQDCEMESTKGQWFHISDTHVQAVPVTKVLNSQAYLLFYERIL, from the exons ATGGGAAAGAAACGAACAAAGGGGAAAAGTGTTCCAGTTAAGGCTTCCTCTGAATCTGCAG aacCAATGTGCAGACACCTTAGGAAAGGGTTGGAACAAGGTAACTTGAAGAAAGCCTTAGCGAATGTGGAGTGGAATATCTGCCAAGACTGTAAGACTGACAATAAAGTAAAAGAAGGccctgaggaggaggcagaagaccCTTCAGTGTGGCTGTGTCTTAAATGTGGCCATCAG GGCTGTGGCAGAGATTCTCAGGAGCAGCACGCCTTGAAGCACTACTCGACACCAAGATCTGAGCCTCACTACCTCGTGCTTAGTTTGGACAACTGGAGCGTCTG GTGTTACAAGTGTGATGAGGAAGTCAAATACTGTAGTTCAAACCGATTGGGCCAAGTGGTCGATTATGTTAGAAAACAAGCTGGCACTACAACTCCAAAGCCAG AGAAAGATAATGGACATAttgaacttgaaaataaaaaattggaaaaagacagtaaaaatgaacaagagaaagagaaaacggAAAACATGGCTAAAGAAAACATTCCCATGGACTCTGCTTCCCAGATGATTGTGAAAGGACTCAGTAACTTGGGAAACACTTGTTTCTTCAATGCCGTTATGCAG AATTTGTCACAAACACCAGTGCTTAGAGAACTACTAAAAGAAGTGAAAATGTCTGGAACAATTGTGAAAATAGAGCCACCTGATCTGGCACTAACA gaACCTTTAGAAGTAAACCTTGAGCCTCCAGGTCCTCTTACTTTAGCCATGAGCCAGTTTCTTAATGAGATGCAAGAGAACAAAAAGCGAATTGTGACTCCTAAAGAGCTCTTTTCTCAGGTCTGTAAAAA gGCAACACGTTTTAAAGGGTACCAGCAACAAGACAGCCAGGAGCTACTTAGATACTTACTGGATGGGATGAGAGCGGAAGAACACCAA aGAGTGAGTAAAGGAATTCTTAAAGCATTTGGTAATTCTACTGAAAAATTGGAtgaagaagtaaaaaataaagttaaag aatatgaaaagaaaaagacaatccCAAGTTTTGTGGACCGCATCTTTGGTGGCGAGCTAACTAGTACAATCATGTGTGAGGAGTGCAGGACT GTCTCCTTGGTACATGAATCTTTCCTTGATTTGTCTCTCCCAGTTTTAGATGATCAg AGtggtaagaaaaatataaatgatagaAATATGAAAAAGACGATGGAGGAAGATGATAAGGACAGCGAGGAAGAAAAAGACGACAGCTACATGAAAACAAGAAGTGACGTTCCTTCAGGGACAAGTAAGCACAtacagaaaaaagcaaagaagcaagCCAAAAAGCAAGCCAAG AACCAACGAAGGCAACAAAAACTTCAAGAGAAAGTTCTTCACCTAAATGATATCTGTAGCACTGACCATACTGAAGACAATGAGCAGGAATCGGAAATGGCACTTCCAGGAGAAGTGGAAGTGGATATTGAATCCAACCATGTTTCTCAGGAGGAGGGGATACACACTGGAGCTGAGGTTAATCAGAAAGATTTGAATGGCCAAGAGAAAATGGTAGAGAGTACAGCTGACAGTCAGAAGTGTCCAGAGGCCCTAGCTCTGAAGAGCGAGGGTGATGTGGGGAGTTTGACATCTGCTACAGAATGCACTAGGGATTTAAATGATGCCATCCTGGAGGAAAGTACCAATGGAGAACTCGACATTACCAATGGTTTAAAAAACCTTCATTTGAATGCTGCTATTCATCCTGATGAGATAAATATAGAGATTGTGAATGACAGTCATTCTCCTCCGGCAAAGGTGTATGAGGTCATGAATGAGGACCCAGAAACGGCTTTCTGCACTCTCGCAAACCGGGAAGCTTTCGGCACTGCCGAGTGTTCCATCCAGCATTGCTTGTATCAGTTCACCCGTAACGAGAAACTTCAAGATGCAAATAAACTGCTTTGTGATGTGTGCACAAGACGGCAGGGTAATGGACCAAAGGCTAACATAAAAG GTGAGAAGAAACATGTTTACACCAATGCAAAGAAGCAGATGCTGGTCTCGCTTGCTCCTCCTGTCCTCACTCTCCATTTGAAGAGGTTTCAGCAG GCTGGTTTTAACCTACGCAAAGTTAACAAACACATAAAGTTCCCGGAAATCTTAGATTTGGCTCCTTTTTGTACCCTTAAATGTAAG aatgtggcCGAAGAAAGTACAAGAGTACTGTATTCCTTATATGGAGTTGTTGAACACAGTGGTACTATGAGGTCAGGACATTACACTGCCTACGCCAAGGCAAGAACTCCAAGTAGTCATCTCTCTAATTTTGTTCTTCATGGCGACATTCCACAAG ATTGTGAAATGGAATCAACCAAAGGGCAGTGGTTTCACATCAGTGACACACATGTACAAGCTGTGCCTGTAACTAAAGTACTAAACTCACAAGCCTATCTCCTTTTTTATGAGAGAATACTGTAA